The proteins below are encoded in one region of Helianthus annuus cultivar XRQ/B chromosome 2, HanXRQr2.0-SUNRISE, whole genome shotgun sequence:
- the LOC110888834 gene encoding uncharacterized protein LOC110888834, whose product MGKFKGLIDPDDHLRIFTSTGLVGGWTLPLSLWCHLFVQTLTGAARIWFDNLPIGNITSWKDLRKKFLTHFRQQRRSIRDISDVTNIWRHDDESLEYFITRYNKEVLEIGGVNEQLIRAQFKYAIRCDDMIKVLSGTECLPKSWEKVMAAAKVYAQTKKNLTTNRPPPPHNRPSDLGSSGGRKFKKGWRYSGSGNHSSEDARATINKLTAQRETKQENRERQWTPLTKTPAEVLSTEDYQFKPPIPMKNKHGQDPAQYCEYHKDSGQTTNNCISLRTEIEKALKSGELTHLLQNVRKEIKQITRGEEGPSKRAKK is encoded by the coding sequence ATGGGAAAATTCAAGGGGCTGATAGACCCTGATGACCACTTGAGGATTTTTACAAGCACAGGGCTGGTAGGTGGCTGGACCCTACCATTATCATTATGGTGCCATCTTTTCGTACAGACCCTTACTGGCGCTGCGAGAATCTGGTTCGACAACTTACCCATCGGGAATATCACATCATGGAAAGATCTGCGCAAGAAATTTCTGACTCATTTCCGCCAACAACGACGATCTATCCGAGACATATCAGATGTGACGAACATTTGGCGTCATGATGACGAAAGCCTGGAGTACTTTATCACCCGATATAACAAGGAAGTACTGGAGATCGGGGGAGTCAATGAGCAGCTGATTCGCGCACAATTCAAATATGCGATCAGATGCGATGATATGATAAAGGTCCTGTCTGGAACAGAATGCCTCCCAAAGAGCTGGGAGAAGGTGATGGCGGCGGCTAAGGTATATGCCCAAACAAAAAAGAACCTTACCACTAATAGGCCGCCACCACCACATAACCGACCCTCCGACTTAGGCTCGAGCGGCGGAAGAAAATTCAAGAAAGGATGGCGTTACTCTGGCTCAGGAAACCATTCATCCGAAGATGCTCGGGCAACGATCAATAAACTTACCGCGCAAAGGGAAACCAAGCAAGAGAATAGGGAGAGACAATGGACTCCCTTAACTAAAACCCCCGCGGAAGTTTTAAGCACTGAAGATTATCAGTTCAAGCCGCCGATCCCCATGAAAAACAAGCATGGACAAGACCCAGCCCAGTATTGTGAATATCACAAGGATAGTGGTCAAACCACCAACAATTGCATTTCTTTGCGCACAGAGATTGAGAAGGCCCTTAAAAGCGGCGAACTCACACATTTACTACAAAATGTGCGCAAGGAAATAAAACAGATAACTCGAGGCGAGGAAGGCCCGAGCAAGAGGGCGAAAAAATAA